A genomic segment from Gopherus evgoodei ecotype Sinaloan lineage unplaced genomic scaffold, rGopEvg1_v1.p scaffold_33_arrow_ctg1, whole genome shotgun sequence encodes:
- the LOC115641149 gene encoding olfactory receptor 6N1-like, with the protein MADRDWGNQTAIKEFIILGFGDLSDLQILLFLMFQVTYMATVAGNTLIVVLIVADQHLHTPMYFFLGNLSCLETCYTSTILPKLLASLLTGDKTISVSGCITQLYFFGSLACTECYLLAGMSYDRYLAICKPLHYSTLMNSRVCLQLAAGSWLNGFLATAIFVLFLSQLIFCGPNEIDHFYCDSIPLMELSCSDTHLVILLAFILVSVFTLPPFLLTLTSYICIITTILRIPSTTGKQKAFSISSSHFIVLTIFYGFIIIVYLLPKCDILRDLNKVVSLCYMVLTPLVNPLIYSLRKREVKETLCKAVSKYVAFTKTCRNSWRITLPMVFKATWVI; encoded by the coding sequence atggcagacagagactggGGAAACCAAACGGCCATCAAAGAATTCATCATTCTGGGATTCGGGGATCTCTCTGACCTGCAGATTCTTCTCTTCCTGATGTTCCAAGTGACCTACATGGCAACCGTGGCTGGGAACACACTCATTGTGGTGCTCATTGTGGCTGACCAGCACCTTCACacacccatgtacttcttcctgggcaacttgtcctgcttggagacctgctacacctcaacCATCCTGCCCAAgttgctggccagtctcctgactggggacaaaaCCATCTCAGTCAGTGGCTGCATCACACAACTGTATTTCTTTGGTTCCCTGGCGTGTACAGAATGCTATCTCTTGGCAgggatgtcttatgatcggtatttagcgatatgTAAACCCCTGCACTATTCAACTCTTATGAATAGCAGGGTTTGCCTCCAGTTGGCTGCTGGGTCATGGTTAAATGGTTTTTTGGCTACTGCCATCTTTGTCTTATTCCTATCGCAGTTAATATTCTGTGGCccaaatgaaattgaccatttctattGTGATTCCATTCCACTGATggaactctcctgcagtgacactcACCTGGTCATATTGCTGGCTTTCATATTAGTCTCTGTATTCACCCTGCCTCCATTCCTACTAACCCTGACATCCTACATATGCATTatcaccaccatcctgagaatcccttccaccaccgggaaacaaaaggccttttccatcagCTCCTCTCACTTCATTGTGCTGACAATTTTCTATGGATTCATAATAATTGTGTACCTGCTACCGAAATGTGATATACTGAGAGACCTGAACAAAGTGGTCTCTCTTTGCTACATGGTCCTGACTCCGCTGGtaaatcccctcatctacagcctgagaaaaaGAGAAGTCAAGGAAACCTTGTGCAAAGCAGTCAGTAAATATGTGGCTTTCACCAAAACATGCAGAAACTCCTGGAGAATAACTTTGCCTATGGTTTTTAAAGCTACCTGGGTGATTTAA